One Saccharomycodes ludwigii strain NBRC 1722 chromosome VI, whole genome shotgun sequence DNA segment encodes these proteins:
- the RRP3 gene encoding RNA-dependent ATPase RRP3 (similar to Saccharomyces cerevisiae YHR065C | RRP3 | Ribosomal RNA Processing) — MADETNKKVLKKKQQSKTISDVQSLAEKIKTKALQNQKDLLTVSSEKDEDVEGPPEEKDTNADKDDATFNSFSELNLVPELIEACANLKYEKPTPIQAKAIPSALEGHDIIGLAQTGSGKTAAFAIPILNKLWYDKQPYYACILAPTRELAQQIKETFDSLGSNMGLRSVCIVGGMNMMDQARELMRKPHVIIATPGRLMDHLENTKGFSLRNLKFLVMDEADRLLDMEFGPVLDRILKILPVANRTTYLFSATMTSKIDKLQRASLVNPVKCAVSNKYQTVDTLVQTLMVVPGGLKNTYLMYLLNEYLGKTTIVFTRTKSNCERISTLCNMLDFNATALHGDLNQNQRTGALDLFKAGKRSILVATDVAARGLDIPSVDIVINYDIPVDSKSYIHRVGRTARAGRSGKSISLVSQYDLELILRIEDVLNKKLPKENADKSIILQLRDTVDKANGEVIMEMNRRSKDNKYNKNHRRKKFNKDDLDREER; from the coding sequence atggCCGACGAAACAAACaagaaagttttaaaaaaaaaacaacaatcaaaaacaatttcagACGTCCAGTCGTTGgctgaaaaaattaaaacaaaagcaTTACAAAATCAAAAGGATTTACTTACTGTATCAAGTgaaaaagatgaagatgttGAGGGACCTcctgaagaaaaagatacaAATGCCGATAAAGATGATGCTACTTTTAACTCCTTTTCTGAGCTAAACTTGGTACCTGAATTAATTGAGGCATGTGCCAATTTGAAATATGAAAAGCCAACGCCAATTCAAGCCAAAGCTATTCCGTCTGCCTTAGAGGGGCATGATATTATAGGGTTAGCCCAAACGGGTAGTGGTAAGACGGCCGCTTTTGCCATACCTATTTTAAACAAACTGTGGTATGATAAACAGCCATATTATGCATGTATTTTGGCACCTACGCGTGAACTAGCTCAACAAATTAAGGAGACTTTTGATTCTTTAGGGAGTAACATGGGGTTACGTTCAGTTTGTATTGTTGGTGGTATGAATATGATGGACCAAGCAAGAGAATTAATGAGGAAACCAcatgttattattgctacCCCGGGTAGACTGATGGATCATTTGGAAAACACAAAGGGGTTTTCATTGAGgaatttaaagtttttggtGATGGATGAGGCTGACAGGCTTTTGGATATGGAGTTTGGTCCTGTTCTAGATcgtattttgaaaattctACCGGTAGCAAATAGAACTACATACCTATTCAGTGCCACAATGACTTCTAAAATAGATAAGCTACAAAGAGCATCGTTAGTGAACCCGGTAAAATGTGCTGTTTCCAATAAATACCAAACTGTTGACACTTTGGTTCAAACTTTAATGGTTGTTCCTGGCGGGTTGAAAAACACATATTTGATGTACTTGTTAAATGAATACTTGGGAAAAACAACCATAGTTTTTACTAGAACCAAATCTAATTGTGAGAGAATATCAACCTTATGCAACATGTTGGATTTTAATGCTACTGCGTTGCACGGTGATCTAAATCAAAACCAAAGAACAGGGGCTTTAGATTTGTTCAAGGCTGGGAAACGAAGTATTTTAGTTGCTACTGATGTTGCTGCTAGAGGTTTGGATATTCCAAGTgttgatattgttattaattatgACATTCCAGTTGATTCCAAGTCTTATATACATCGTGTTGGTAGAACAGCTAGAGCTGGCAGATCTGGCAAATCGATTTCGCTAGTTTCACAATATGACTTAGAGTTGATTTTAAGAATTGAAGatgttttgaataaaaaattacccAAAGAAAATGCTGATAAATCGATAATCTTACAACTAAGAGATACAGTTGATAAAGCTAACGGTGAAGTTATTATGGAGATGAACAGGAGAAGTAAagacaataaatataacaaaaaccacagaagaaagaaattcAATAAAGACGATTTAGACAGAGAAGAACGATAA
- the SSF1 gene encoding rRNA-binding ribosome biosynthesis protein (similar to Saccharomyces cerevisiae YDR312W | SSF2 | Suppressor of ste4 (Four) (paralog of YHR066W | SSF1)), which translates to MAKRRHKKRTHVKVPEETLSSIPKSMVIRVGNTSMHSHALSQLVKDFRNVMQPHTAIKLKERKSNRLKDFIVMCGPLKVSHLFMFTQSEKTGNVHLKIARAPTGPTVTYQVVKYSLARDVKKYLKRPKSLTTEDLLNPPLLVLNGFSTKNGEVEKVIISMFQNMFPALNPSATKLNSIKRVFMINKDPATGLVEMRHYQISVKDMDISRNLKKLYKSEHNLHKGVPNLSRKHDISSLILDHDIGAYTSESEAEIDADAIVRIQEERTVHASSSKKIKKKTADEPSQENKEESENLANPVELQSRKKAIKLTECGPRLTLRLVKIEEGICSGKILHHEFVSKTDDEIRALEKKHAAKMKLKEQRRKEQEEHIAQKKAVKEAKKQRKLERRQLRKEQQEKDESTKNAENSGSNSSSSEEDGESEHGYSDVPEDLDSDLFSEVDES; encoded by the coding sequence ATGGCCAAAAGAAGACACAAGAAGAGAACGCATGTCAAAGTGCCTGAAGAAACATTATCCTCTATCCCAAAATCTATGGTCATTAGGGTAGGTAATACTTCAATGCACAGCCATGCTTTAAGTCAATTAGTCAAAGATTTCAGAAATGTTATGCAACCACATACCGccattaaattaaaagaacgTAAATCAAACAGATTGAAggattttattgttatgtGTGGTCCATTAAAGGTTTCTCATTTATTCATGTTTACTCAATCTGAAAAGACTGGGAATGTTCATTTGAAAATTGCCCGTGCTCCAACTGGTCCAACTGTAACTTACCAAGTTGTTAAATATAGCTTAGCTCGTgatgttaaaaaatatttgaaaagacCAAAAAGTTTAACTACAGAGGATTTATTGAACCCACCTCTACTTGTACTAAACGGATTTTCCACTAAAAATGGGGAGGTggaaaaagttattatttctatgTTTCAAAATATGTTCCCAGCTTTAAATCCATCGGCAACGAAATTAAATTCTATTAAAAGGGTTTTCATGATAAATAAAGACCCTGCAACTGGACTGGTAGAAATGAGGCATTATCAAATAAGTGTCAAAGACATGGACATTAGTcgcaatttaaaaaaattgtataaaAGTGAACACAATTTGCATAAGGGTGTGCCGAATTTAAGCCGTAAGCATGATATTAGTAGTTTGATTTTAGACCATGATATTGGTGCCTATACTAGTGAAAGTGAAGCTGAAATTGATGCTGATGCCATAGTGAGAATCCAAGAAGAAAGAACAGTCCATGCCTCGtcttctaaaaaaataaaaaaaaaaactgctGATGAACCTTCACAGGAAAACAAAGAAGAAAGTGAAAATCTGGCAAACCCTGTTGAGCTTCAATCTAGAAAAAAAGCTATCAAGCTAACTGAATGCGGACCAAGACTAACCTTACGTTTGGTTAAGATTGAAGAAGGTATTTGTTCTGGTAAGATTTTACATCACGAATTTGTATCGAAAACCGATGATGAGATTAGAGCTTTGGAAAAGAAGCATGCTGCAAagatgaaattaaaagaacaGAGAAGAAAGGAACAGGAAGAGCACATTGCTCAAAAAAAGGCGGTCAAGGAGGCTAAAAAACAGCGCAAGTTGGAAAGAAGGCAACTGAGAAAAgaacaacaagaaaaagatgaaaGCACCAAAAATGCCGAAAatagtggtagtaatagtagtagtagtgaGGAAGATGGTGAAAGTGAGCACGGATATTCAGATGTTCCTGAGGACTTAGATAGTGATTTGTTTAGTGAAGTCGATGAAAGTTGA
- the PIB1 gene encoding phosphatidylinositol-3-phosphate-binding ubiquitin-protein ligase (similar to Saccharomyces cerevisiae YDR313C | PIB1 | PhosphatidylInositol(3)-phosphate Binding), with translation MVYINEAAVWEDDSLSTTCLNCESTFTFFNRRHHCRCCGGIFCSTCSDYFLWYDEDKVKIIEPSMYQREQDQEVLSFYETRSDLPPYRTCITCYNILQRDHMSLSAEQYHRKKLRQNRRDRGVTNTFFTTATISNVSSNEPNVKNDNGIVLIEERLEDEEDGEGDTESRTEIRSSSASTMTTATTTTTALSTGNNNNMNGSTNSSTVSNLDNSGSANLPSASIHRILDNNTKKLAANKKKSCKRKSIKKTKKKLKQSLNHDQDADDDERARCPICNEKLTSLTEEESQVHINECLHKAESIHQHHYNDKTSPSSTNRMLVYAVKDNKENHYEECPICFELMEPGQKIGRLECFCVFHYKCIKEWFNKKRQKSKDYSKNWCPFHDAIL, from the coding sequence ATGGTATACATTAATGAAGCTGCCGTTTGGGAAGATGACAGTTTATCTACAACATGTTTGAATTGTGAAAGTacttttacattttttaatagaagACATCATTGTAGATGTTGTGGGGGAATATTTTGCAGTACCTGTAgcgattattttttatggtatgatgaagataaagttaaaattatagaaCCAAGCATGTACCAACGAGAACAAGACCAAGAAGTCTTGAGTTTTTATGAGACAAGGTCGGATTTACCACCTTATAGAACCTGTATTACctgttataatattttacaaagGGACCATATGTCTTTGAGTGCAGAACAATAtcatagaaaaaaattaagacaAAACAGAAGAGACAGAGGCGTTACCAATACCTTTTTTACCACCGCCACTATTTCAAATGTATCCTCAAATGAACCCaatgttaaaaatgataatggAATTGTCCTAATAGAGGAAAGGTtagaagatgaagaagatggCGAGGGAGATACAGAATCAAGGACCGAAATAAGATCATCCTCTGCTAGCACTATGACTACTGCAACAACCACAACCACAGCCTTGTCTACTggaaacaacaataacatgAATGGCAGTACTAATAGCAGCACTGTTTCTAATTTGGATAACAGTGGTAGTGCTAATTTACCCTCAGCATCGATTCACAGGATACtcgataataataccaaaaaaCTTGCCgccaataaaaagaaatcttgtaaaagaaaatcaataaaaaagacaaaaaaaaaattaaaacaatcaCTAAACCATGATCAAGATgcagatgatgatgaaagaGCCCGATGCCCTATATGCAATGAGAAATTAACATCCCTAACGGAAGAGGAGTCGCAGGTTCATATCAATGAATGTTTACATAAGGCAGAATCTATACATCAACATCATTACAATGATAAAACCTCTCCAAGCTCTACAAATAGAATGTTGGTTTATGCAGTCAAGGATAATAAGGAAAATCATTATGAAGAATGTCCCATTTGTTTTGAATTAATGGAACCTGGACAAAAAATTGGTAGATTAGAATGTTTTTGCGTTTTCCATTATAAATGTATAAAAGAATGGTTTAATAAGAAACGGCAAAAATCTAAGGATTATTCTAAAAACTGGTGTCCATTTCATGATGCAATTctgtga